The Bombus pascuorum chromosome 11, iyBomPasc1.1, whole genome shotgun sequence genome has a window encoding:
- the LOC132911656 gene encoding interleukin enhancer-binding factor 2 homolog isoform X1, with translation MKQRAIIIKEHNMVRGGRGGMIRGGRGGMGRGMGFPRKQFLPRHPFDYTLCEAAFPRVKPAPDESDFQMALLKKNTDMCPTPKEQTSILNLVTKLQTVLDNLIVAPGSFEACQLEEVRQVGSFKKGTMIKGHNVADIVVILKTLPTKTAVEALGTKVNNDLKSVNPKEIFRLTHTERGFDIANNEATVRVLITTLHQNLRKLESDQHLDVKICQGHLAAIRHSRWFEENAHHSSIKVLIRLLRDLRSRFEGLEPLSPWMLDLLAHNAIMNNPSRQALPINQAYKRVLQLLASGLFLPGSAGISDPCEGGNIRVHTAMTLEQQDLVCLTAQTLLRVLAHGGYRPLLEGTNKLAVEMSVWAGGVVASPLDKAYEPPTEQEQQEDMEECNEEMITESA, from the exons ATGAAGCAAAGggcaataataattaaaga ACATAATATGGTACGAGGTGGTCGAGGTGGAATGATTAGAGGAGGTAGAGGTGGTATGGGACGTGGAATGGGATTTCCTAGGAAACAATTCCTTCCACGCCATCCATTTGATTATACTTTGTGCGAAGCAGCATTTCCACGTGTTAAACCCGCACCAGATGAGTCAGATTTTCAAATGGCActgttaaaaaagaatacaGATATGTGTCCTACACCAAAGGAACAAACTTCCATTTTAAATCTAGTGACTAAACTACAGACTGTACTGGATAATTTAATAGTTGCTCCAGGCAGTTTTGAAGCTTGT CAATTGGAAGAAGTGAGACAAGTAGGTAGCTTTAAGAAGGGAACCATGATCAAGGGTCACAATGTAGCTGATATTGTTGTGATTCTTAAAACATTGCCTACTAAGACAGCAGTTGAAGCACTTGGTACAAAAGTTAATAATGACTTGAAGAGTGTTAATCCCAAAGAAATTTTCAGACTGACTCACACGGAGCGTGGTTTTGATATTGCTAATAATGAAGCCACAGTACGTGTATTGATCACTACTCTACATCAGAACTTGAGAAAATTAGAATCAGACCAGCATTTAGATGTAAAGATATGTCAAGGCCATCTTGCTGCAATCAGACATTCTCGATGGTTTGAGGAAAATGCTCACCATTCCAGTATAAAAGTTCTAATAAGATTACTTAGAGATTTGAGAAGTAGATTTGAAGGTCTAGAGCCATTATCTCCTTGGATGTTAGATTTATTGGCACACAATGCTATAATGAATAATCCTAGTAGACAAGCATTACCAATAAATCAGGCATATAAAAGAGTACTTCAGTTACTTGCTTCTGGACTCTTTCTTCCAGGATCTGCTG GTATTTCCGATCCATGCGAGGGTGGCAATATACGTGTACATACAGCTATGACATTAGAACAACAAGATTTGGTATGCCTTACAGCCCAGACACTATTACGTGTGTTAGCTCATGGAGGCTACAGGCCATTACTTGAGGGTACTAATAAACTTGCTGTAGAGATGAGTGTATGGGCAGGTGGTGTAGTTGCTAGTCCTTTAGACAAAGCA
- the LOC132911656 gene encoding interleukin enhancer-binding factor 2 isoform X2: MVRGGRGGMIRGGRGGMGRGMGFPRKQFLPRHPFDYTLCEAAFPRVKPAPDESDFQMALLKKNTDMCPTPKEQTSILNLVTKLQTVLDNLIVAPGSFEACQLEEVRQVGSFKKGTMIKGHNVADIVVILKTLPTKTAVEALGTKVNNDLKSVNPKEIFRLTHTERGFDIANNEATVRVLITTLHQNLRKLESDQHLDVKICQGHLAAIRHSRWFEENAHHSSIKVLIRLLRDLRSRFEGLEPLSPWMLDLLAHNAIMNNPSRQALPINQAYKRVLQLLASGLFLPGSAGISDPCEGGNIRVHTAMTLEQQDLVCLTAQTLLRVLAHGGYRPLLEGTNKLAVEMSVWAGGVVASPLDKAYEPPTEQEQQEDMEECNEEMITESA, encoded by the exons ATGGTACGAGGTGGTCGAGGTGGAATGATTAGAGGAGGTAGAGGTGGTATGGGACGTGGAATGGGATTTCCTAGGAAACAATTCCTTCCACGCCATCCATTTGATTATACTTTGTGCGAAGCAGCATTTCCACGTGTTAAACCCGCACCAGATGAGTCAGATTTTCAAATGGCActgttaaaaaagaatacaGATATGTGTCCTACACCAAAGGAACAAACTTCCATTTTAAATCTAGTGACTAAACTACAGACTGTACTGGATAATTTAATAGTTGCTCCAGGCAGTTTTGAAGCTTGT CAATTGGAAGAAGTGAGACAAGTAGGTAGCTTTAAGAAGGGAACCATGATCAAGGGTCACAATGTAGCTGATATTGTTGTGATTCTTAAAACATTGCCTACTAAGACAGCAGTTGAAGCACTTGGTACAAAAGTTAATAATGACTTGAAGAGTGTTAATCCCAAAGAAATTTTCAGACTGACTCACACGGAGCGTGGTTTTGATATTGCTAATAATGAAGCCACAGTACGTGTATTGATCACTACTCTACATCAGAACTTGAGAAAATTAGAATCAGACCAGCATTTAGATGTAAAGATATGTCAAGGCCATCTTGCTGCAATCAGACATTCTCGATGGTTTGAGGAAAATGCTCACCATTCCAGTATAAAAGTTCTAATAAGATTACTTAGAGATTTGAGAAGTAGATTTGAAGGTCTAGAGCCATTATCTCCTTGGATGTTAGATTTATTGGCACACAATGCTATAATGAATAATCCTAGTAGACAAGCATTACCAATAAATCAGGCATATAAAAGAGTACTTCAGTTACTTGCTTCTGGACTCTTTCTTCCAGGATCTGCTG GTATTTCCGATCCATGCGAGGGTGGCAATATACGTGTACATACAGCTATGACATTAGAACAACAAGATTTGGTATGCCTTACAGCCCAGACACTATTACGTGTGTTAGCTCATGGAGGCTACAGGCCATTACTTGAGGGTACTAATAAACTTGCTGTAGAGATGAGTGTATGGGCAGGTGGTGTAGTTGCTAGTCCTTTAGACAAAGCA